Part of the Halodesulfurarchaeum formicicum genome is shown below.
TAGACTTCGTCGTCAGTGACGAAGACCCAGTAAGCTTCACCGGGCTGGAAGCGGTCCTCGGGGGTGACCAGAGTGTACGACCACTCGCCATCTGTCTGCTGGCCGTACGCACTATTCACAGATCCATGGACCGATCCAAGAGCGATTTCAGCGTTCTGATTGCCTTCCTGCCAGTGACCGACGAGGTTCCAGCCTTCCTGGAGTTCGGTCTGCTGCGGCGTGGCGGAGGCAGCGCTGTCACCACCATCGGGCGTGTTGTAGACGTTCACGTCCCAGGTGGTTTCGCCGTCAACCTTCACGATGTAGCCGACACCGCCTTTGAGTTCTTCGAAGTCGTCATCGTGGTCTTCGTTCGGCGTCCACGTAGCCCAGTTGCCTTCGACCGAGCGGTCGTAGGTCATGATGGACTCGACGTTTGCCAGCTCCTCATCCGAGAGGTCGGAGAGGGACAAGCTACCAGTGGCGGCCGGAACGGAGACGAAGTTGACACCCTCCGAGAGGTGATACTCGTGAGTGTTAAGGGTGGTAGACGCACCCGCACTCACTGGAGTCGCATCGTTGACGCCATAGAACTCGGTCAGACCGTCTCCACTGAACGAGAGAGATGGCGCATCGCCAGTAGCCACATTGTCACTGATCTCGAAGAACACTTCACCAGTTTTCGTCGGATCAGTAGTCGAGTAGTCCGAGTGGACAGTGGCAACCTGATCCACGCCGTCGATCTCAATCTCCCAGTTATCAGAGACTATGTCAACCGGTTCGTTGAACTGAACAGCAATCGCAGTGGCCCCACTTCCGGCATTGACGACCTCCGCATCGACCGGGTTGGGATCCTCCTGATCAACCGTCGCTCGGTCTTCAACGTAGTACCCGTCGTTTTCAGTGGCGTCGTAGGACTGTCCACCGACAGTCTCCACGGACTTCAGAGCAGCCACATAGCTGCCGTCTCGCGGGACCTCTTCGTCAACGAACGTGTACGTGAACGCCCCGTCCGTCTCGGAGACCTCGAAGTCCGACTGATCGAGTTCGGTGATCTCGTCGTCACCGTCGAACTCAACGAGATCGCCGTCAGTGAAGTAGTCGATTTCGAAGGATTCGAGTTCCTCACTGGTCGTGAAGCTGACCTCGACCGAGCCGTCGTCGCTGGTGACCTCGTAGGACGAGAGATCCACGATTTGCTCTTTGACAGTGACAGTGTCCGTGTTATGGTTCTCTTCCGAATCGTAGAGGGAGACCTCAACTTTGTCCTCGTTGAGATCTGCTCCCACGAGCGGCGAGTCAATCGTCACCATCGCACTGCCATCACCGGCGTCGTAGGTGACATCAACAACCTCGTGATCCTCGCCACTGACGTTCACGTACGTGAAGTCATCAACGGTGAGGTCTTCTTCGGACTCGTTGTACACGTTCTCCGAGAAGCGCACCTCGAAGCTCGTGGTGCCGTTGGACGTCCAGATACCGTAAGCGTTCGGCGACTCCTCGTCCGAGAGGGTAACTGCAGCCCCTTCGACGCTAGATCCGACATCGTTCTCGACGTCTTCTGTCGCCGTCACCGTGACGTTTTCGTTGCCGATATCGTCCGGTTCGATCGGATCCTGCACCGTAAGCCGGACCCGCTTATCATCTAGCCATTCGGAGTCCTCGAACGTGAGGTTACTCAGCTCGTAGCTTTCACTCGAATTGGCGTCGTTGACCGATTCGTCGAAGGCCACGACGATCTCGTCCGTGCCGGCGTTCGTCGACGCGGCAGTGACCTCCGGTCGCACAGTGTCTTTGGTCACCGTCGTCGATTCGGACGCTTCGTTCTCACCAGCATCAACAAGGTCGACTGCGACAGAGACATTACCATCTTCGAGTTCACTCGCGTCGAAGTTGAAGTCGTGTGGGCCTTCAACAGACGCGGTCGAGTTGACCTCGGTCTCGTTCGGTCCGGTCAACGTGACCGTGACCTCGGACACCTTCTCGTCGCCGGTGTCCACGGTCAGGTCGTAATCCTTGACGTTGTCAGCGTTGATCGGATCTTCGATGATCGATGCACTCGGTGGCGTGGTGTCTTGGAGTGCGTCAGTCTCATCGCTTGCCGCATCGCGCGGTCCGGCGTAGTCAGGCTCTTCTATCGGTTCTTGGAACTGAAGCGCGCCGGAATTGACTTTGATGGCATCTCCTGTGCTGTCCATCCCGCTCCTGACATCCTCATAGGCAAGATCATCGTTCAGAGTCAGGAGGATGGTATTTGGTGAAGTCTGTTCTGCGGCAACAATCCCACTTGCTCCGCCCTCACTGAGGTCCCAGTAGGAGAAGTCATCGGCGCTAACTTCACCATCTGCAGCCTCAACTGGCGCAGTGAATGTGACTTCGACCTGGCTTTCCGTTCCGGCCATGAAGTCGAAGTTATCTACGGGACCGAGACCCGGTTCGAACTCCTGGACCTCTTCGTAATTGTAACCGCCCAGAGGCACCCATTCGTTCGAAACGTCCTCTAGAGCAGTAACCACATCAATTTCGGCCGTATCGTGGATAGCGCCCTTGCGGACACTCACCAGATCTGCCTCCAGACCGTCAGCAGAGACATCCTGGTCCAGTTCGAGCTCCACAGTTGCCGGGCCCGTTTGAGTGGCACTTTCGATGGCGCTCGCGCCACTAGCGCTGACATCCTGGTACGCGAAGTCGTCAGCGCTGATAGTGCCGTCTGCAGCCTCAACGGGCTCACTGAACGTGACCGTCGCCGTCGAAGTCCCAGCGTCCGTTTCAACGGATTCGATATACGGCGCTTCCGCGTTCACGTCCAGAGCGCCAAATTCTGAGAGGGCGTAGTTCTGGAAGCCACTCTCGTCAGTCGCGGTGACGACGACGGTGTAAGCCTCGTTGTCAGCAATTGTTTCGGGCACGGTGATGGATTCCGTGTAGGTGTCTCCATCTTCCGTGGGCGTGTACGTCAAGTCGGTCTTGACGCGTTCCTCCGTATCTTCCTGCACAAGGATGATATCGACGTTGGTGACATCCGTCGCATCAGAGAGATCGAATTCAACATTTGCTGAGTCACCGGGTGCAATGTCGTCCTGTGGGGAAACTTCGACGTTGCTAATACCTGGTGCTTCGTCGTTGATGACCACCAGTTCCTCAGTCGGGTTGGAGGAGTACTGGTTTTCGGCGGCGTCAGTCACGCTAACTTCGACCGCGTACTGATTATCCTTCAGACCACCTTTATCGCCGAGGTCCAGCGTGACCGTCTTCAGCGTCCCATCGTTGGCGTACTGGCTGTCGTCGATATCGAACTCGTAGGTATCGTCATCACTAACGAGCTTGACCGTGACATCCTCAACGCCATCCGGGATGTTCTCGGTGTACTTGTACGCAACCTGGAGCGTGTCGTCCGACTGCTTGATGTCCCGATTGGACGGCTCCACGACCTCTATAGCGTCCGGTTGGGTGTCGTCAGTGATCCCTGCAGTGAGTTCGTCCGTGTCTTGCTGAACGTTATCGAAGCGGTCGGAAACGCCAGTCGCTTTGATCTGCTCACTGTCGTCGATTTCGTCGCTGGTGACCTCACCATCGAGGTGCACCGTTGCGGTTTTGGTTTCAGCAGTGTGATCGACGCTAACGACGGACGCATCACCCGAGTAGGTGAAGTTGCCCGCCGTCAGTGCGTCACCGTTCTCGTCCACGACCTCCTGGTCGAAGCCGACATCGATGGTCGATGCATTCTCACCGACATCGTAGTTCGCCGAGTCAAACGCGGGTGCGTCCGTCTCGTCGAACGTGCTGTTCACTGCCGGAACGACCTTGTCTTCAGACTGGACACTCTTGAAGACATCCGGCTGAATACTCAGGATGTCAGTTCCAACAGCATCCTCAAGGACATTGTCTTCGAGTGTGACTGAGACGTCCCGATCACCATCCACATCCGAGACACTGGTGACGTAGTTCGTCTGACCGCTCACGTTCTCGTACGCGAAGTCATCAGTCGAGATGTCTACGTTCGCGGTCACCGGCCGGTCGAACGTGATTGTCAGCGAGTTGCTCGGCGTATCCACGTCATCAACTTCGACGTGTTCGATGCTCGGAACGATCGGCTCCTGGCTGGTCAACGTCGCAGTGGCGGAATCCACTGTGTCACTTTGGGTCGCAACATCGCTGGTGGATGTAGCCTTGACAGAGACATCCTTTGTGTCGTCGACATTGACTGTGTAGTCGAGCACACGGTCAGCATCTTCAGTCAGGTCGTCACTGAGGTTTACGCCAACCGTCTTGGTGGCGGTAATTGTCTCATTGTCGACGACCTGAATGTTGTCGAAGCTCCCACCAGTGATGTTGCCGACTTCGTTGTTCACGTACGTCTCAGCAGAGTCGTCATAGTACGTGATGTCGTATGTCACCAGATCGTCGGCTGAGTCGATGGTAACGCCATTGAGGTCCTCCGCACTCGGATCAAGTGCACCGGGATCCTCGACTTCGGTTACCGAGACGTTGTAGGTGACATCGACTGTAACTTCCTCACTCGTGTCGTTGAGATCGGCAGTTGCAGTCACTTCCTCGAAGTTGACTGAACCACTCTCATCGTTGTTGTTGATTGCGACCGGTCCATTGTCGGTCGAATCAACGTACTCGTTACCCGCAAGGTCAGTCACAGTCACGGAGACGTTGTACCGACCGTCGGCCAACGATCCAGTGTTAAAGGAGTCGAAGAGCTGAGCTTCGAAGCTTTTCACAACACCGTCGTCGACATAGAGTGACTCGTCGACGGTCATGTTCGCCACCGCACCGGACTCGTTCGTCAGCGACACCGTCACTTCGTCAGTGTTGTTCTCAGTGTATCCGTACGAGATTGGTAGGCCGTCATTATCTTCGTATTCCTTCGGCTCGGTGGGCGAGAGGAGGCTGAATCCTTCCGGACTGGTGTCGTCGAGGAACAGCGCGTCCTCGAAGGTAGCAGTCGTCGACTGTCCAGGCTCGTCTTCAACGGTCACCGAAAGGTCGTACAGCGTCTGGGTGTCGAAGCTGAAGTTCTCATCAACCTGAGTCGGGAGAACTTCGTTCTCGTCAGCAGTCGCGTCCTCCGAGACGTTCAGCCTCAACGTTGCAGTATTGGCAGTCTCTCCCCCAGTGTTGTCTATACCAACCTGGTACTCGGCGATATTGCCCTCATCGTCGGTCAGCTCAACAGTTGCATCGCCAGCAACGTTCAACTCATCGACAGTGAACCCAATTTCCAGAGTTCCGTCAGTCGGTGCAGCGGTCGTTTCGGCCGGATTCGAGACTGTTACGTCGGGCGCAGTATTGTCGACGGAGATCGATCCCGTCGTCGCACTGACACTGTTCCCAACGTCGTCAGTCCCGACGGCCTTTATCACGAGGCTGTCCGTATCTTCGACACTTTCGGAATCGAAGCTTTCAGAGACCTCGGTAAACGTACCATCCTGAGCGCCAGTCGTGTTGATCGAGTAGGTGACGGAGCCACTATCGGACTCAGCACCGCTCACGTCGAAGTAGGTGCTAAGGTCAAGGGTCCCGTTCACGATCTCTCCAACGGGCGCGTCATCACTTACCGTAACGGATGGTTCCTCTGTATCGACGATTAACAGTGTCTCATCGTCGAATGAGGTTTGGTTGAACGCAACTTGGGCGTTATCGGCACTGTCAATACCATCAGAGACATCGACGAAGACCTCGGTGTCTTCATCGTTGTCTGTAACCTCACTAGCGGTGACAACTGACAGATTGGCGTCTGTCGCGGATTCAACTTCGTTGGTGCCAATTTCTCCTTGTCCAAGTCCAGCGAGCGTAACGGTTGAGTCCGTTTCTAGTGCCTCGCTGAAGGTGACATTGACTTCAACATCAGTCGGGACATCGGAGTTGTTAATCACCGACTCATTGAGGGAGATGTCGGTGACGATCGGACTTGCGCCATCGACCGCACGCTGTGTCTCCTCCACTGTCGGCCCTGTATTACCAGCAGTATCCTCCAACGAATTCTGTTTGACCGTCAGCTCCGGCGCCACTGCCGTGTCTTCAGAGGGAAGTCCCTCAATGTCGAGGAAGATGATGTTGTCATTATCGACCTCACCGGTCTCCCAAGACGTAATCGTGGCATTCGGATCAGTGACTTCGAAGTCGTCAGTCTGAACCGAGTTGTCGTTTAGGTCGTCGTTGAAGTCAACCTTTAGCTGATCTACGGTCCCATCCTCGTCCGTGTCCAGAGTTGTGACCGTACTGTCCGACAGTTCTGGCGGGACACGGTCGACGTCCAGAAGACGCTCCGGACCGTCATCGGCCGAGTTGAAGTCGATGTTGCTGTTACCAGCATCGTCTTCCACAGCGTCGGTTACTTCAACCGCACCGAAGTAGTCAACCCCAACATCACCACCAAGGTCCGCAACTGTCGTACCGGAGAGAGTGTCGTTATCGATGGAGCCGTCAATCGACACCTTTCCGTCATCGGACTGGCGGGTTAGATCGGGAGTGACTTGGAAGGTCCCTCCGTTGGCGGAGCTCACCGATTCCGAGAAAGTTACGGTGATTGTTGGGCTCGTTGGTGCGTTTCCACTGTTTATCACAGACGGCTCGGCCGAGACGTCAGTGACGACCGGTTCTGCACTGTCCGTGATTTTCCTGGACAGATCACCCGCGCTAAATTCACTTTCGGACTTGTTCAGGTCCGAAATCGTTGCCGAGAAGGTGTCCAGTACTCCAGTTCCAGTTCCTGTGAGTTCGTTGTCGCCCTCATATTCGAGAACAATTGTCTCGTCAAAGGCCGTTCCAGTCTTGATCTCGCTGGGGTTTTGCCCGTCGATGCTGAAGTCCGTCTTGTCAAGTTTCTCGTCGTCAATGGCTTCATCGACAGTAATCGTCACGTTGTCGATGTTGCCGTTGTTGTTAGTGTCGGTTATCTCAGCCTCCTGAATCACCGGACTTCCAGATGTGTACACGGCGTTAGCCGATTGATTGCCATCGCTGTCGAGGTAGAACGGAACGTAATCAACGTTTGCGGAGATGGACGCGCCATCACCATCGGCCTCGCCGCTTGGGCCTGTTCTGTCACCCCACCAGTTATAGGCGGCGTCTACTGTTCCAGATCCATCAGTTGCGTTGATTCCATTGCTTACGTCATCGATATTGTTCT
Proteins encoded:
- a CDS encoding beta strand repeat-containing protein, giving the protein MSSRREKARAIFLALIMVTSVMAAGVAFTGSAVAQSGDEITVDNLTDFETNVTGDGDAGPGDTIIVEEGNYPETSTITVSVDNVTIRAADGQNPEISLSSNERLRIESDDVTVNGLDFNRTESSSNTNPVINVVADSSTIINNDVDGGTIGGQMSGDFIIRNNTLSGTNPKNDHPIFTFGVDSVGDVVIENNDLSGYDDSTDSTGDVSIDTNNGEIGSINSYTNLEDAALSVLEDNTGVDRINLATVGITATGPGDTVQNAVDTTTEDGTILVTPGTYKESVTIDTANVTLESTAGADATTINATESGDAVSISSQGVTVSGFTLETDSTGVDVGADADAGTGIVVTQNNIDDVSNGINATDGSGTVDAAYNWWGDRTGPSGEADGDGASISANVDYVPFYLDSDGNQSANAVYTSGSPVIQEAEITDTNNNGNIDNVTITVDEAIDDEKLDKTDFSIDGQNPSEIKTGTAFDETIVLEYEGDNELTGTGTGVLDTFSATISDLNKSESEFSAGDLSRKITDSAEPVVTDVSAEPSVINSGNAPTSPTITVTFSESVSSANGGTFQVTPDLTRQSDDGKVSIDGSIDNDTLSGTTVADLGGDVGVDYFGAVEVTDAVEDDAGNSNIDFNSADDGPERLLDVDRVPPELSDSTVTTLDTDEDGTVDQLKVDFNDDLNDNSVQTDDFEVTDPNATITSWETGEVDNDNIIFLDIEGLPSEDTAVAPELTVKQNSLEDTAGNTGPTVEETQRAVDGASPIVTDISLNESVINNSDVPTDVEVNVTFSEALETDSTVTLAGLGQGEIGTNEVESATDANLSVVTASEVTDNDEDTEVFVDVSDGIDSADNAQVAFNQTSFDDETLLIVDTEEPSVTVSDDAPVGEIVNGTLDLSTYFDVSGAESDSGSVTYSINTTGAQDGTFTEVSESFDSESVEDTDSLVIKAVGTDDVGNSVSATTGSISVDNTAPDVTVSNPAETTAAPTDGTLEIGFTVDELNVAGDATVELTDDEGNIAEYQVGIDNTGGETANTATLRLNVSEDATADENEVLPTQVDENFSFDTQTLYDLSVTVEDEPGQSTTATFEDALFLDDTSPEGFSLLSPTEPKEYEDNDGLPISYGYTENNTDEVTVSLTNESGAVANMTVDESLYVDDGVVKSFEAQLFDSFNTGSLADGRYNVSVTVTDLAGNEYVDSTDNGPVAINNNDESGSVNFEEVTATADLNDTSEEVTVDVTYNVSVTEVEDPGALDPSAEDLNGVTIDSADDLVTYDITYYDDSAETYVNNEVGNITGGSFDNIQVVDNETITATKTVGVNLSDDLTEDADRVLDYTVNVDDTKDVSVKATSTSDVATQSDTVDSATATLTSQEPIVPSIEHVEVDDVDTPSNSLTITFDRPVTANVDISTDDFAYENVSGQTNYVTSVSDVDGDRDVSVTLEDNVLEDAVGTDILSIQPDVFKSVQSEDKVVPAVNSTFDETDAPAFDSANYDVGENASTIDVGFDQEVVDENGDALTAGNFTYSGDASVVSVDHTAETKTATVHLDGEVTSDEIDDSEQIKATGVSDRFDNVQQDTDELTAGITDDTQPDAIEVVEPSNRDIKQSDDTLQVAYKYTENIPDGVEDVTVKLVSDDDTYEFDIDDSQYANDGTLKTVTLDLGDKGGLKDNQYAVEVSVTDAAENQYSSNPTEELVVINDEAPGISNVEVSPQDDIAPGDSANVEFDLSDATDVTNVDIILVQEDTEERVKTDLTYTPTEDGDTYTESITVPETIADNEAYTVVVTATDESGFQNYALSEFGALDVNAEAPYIESVETDAGTSTATVTFSEPVEAADGTISADDFAYQDVSASGASAIESATQTGPATVELELDQDVSADGLEADLVSVRKGAIHDTAEIDVVTALEDVSNEWVPLGGYNYEEVQEFEPGLGPVDNFDFMAGTESQVEVTFTAPVEAADGEVSADDFSYWDLSEGGASGIVAAEQTSPNTILLTLNDDLAYEDVRSGMDSTGDAIKVNSGALQFQEPIEEPDYAGPRDAASDETDALQDTTPPSASIIEDPINADNVKDYDLTVDTGDEKVSEVTVTLTGPNETEVNSTASVEGPHDFNFDASELEDGNVSVAVDLVDAGENEASESTTVTKDTVRPEVTAASTNAGTDEIVVAFDESVNDANSSESYELSNLTFEDSEWLDDKRVRLTVQDPIEPDDIGNENVTVTATEDVENDVGSSVEGAAVTLSDEESPNAYGIWTSNGTTSFEVRFSENVYNESEEDLTVDDFTYVNVSGEDHEVVDVTYDAGDGSAMVTIDSPLVGADLNEDKVEVSLYDSEENHNTDTVTVKEQIVDLSSYEVTSDDGSVEVSFTTSEELESFEIDYFTDGDLVEFDGDDEITELDQSDFEVSETDGAFTYTFVDEEVPRDGSYVAALKSVETVGGQSYDATENDGYYVEDRATVDQEDPNPVDAEVVNAGSGATAIAVQFNEPVDIVSDNWEIEIDGVDQVATVHSDYSTTDPTKTGEVFFEISDNVATGDAPSLSFSGDGLTEFYGVNDATPVSAGASTTLNTHEYHLSEGVNFVSVPAATGSLSLSDLSDEELANVESIMTYDRSVEGNWATWTPNEDHDDDFEELKGGVGYIVKVDGETTWDVNVYNTPDGGDSAASATPQQTELQEGWNLVGHWQEGNQNAEIALGSVHGSVNSAYGQQTDGEWSYTLVTPEDRFQPGEAYWVFVTDDEVYGETPFGDR